AGAAAGGTGTAATACACAGCTACTCCCAACCAAataatcatgtaaaaaaaaattttttttttaaggcagcaacatttttgtaagttaaaaaacCCTTTGGTGCATTGGCTATTTTTGTTGAGGCAAACAGGTAAGCAAATATTACCtaaataatctttatatttgaaaaaagaaaaaaaaaaacttgagaatattttgtaagaaatgatATAGgataatatagaataattttcacTCACATtacatagaataaaatttaaaatggattttgaaatAAGGTTCTTTTTgcaatgtagtaaaaaaaaatttttttttattaaagaaattgccCATTTTCCTCCTTTAACGAGTAAGTTTCTCTTTTCAGGAGCTTATAAAAAAGTATGTGCCAAGTATCTAAACAACTGTGGACAAAACAGTCAGAAAAATAAAGGAGTATTGCAACATgataataaatttgcaaaaaaatttaagtagtaaaaaaatatatattttatcactgTCCAAACACCCCTGCTGACTCAAGCCTCACTCactaaaaaataacagaaaattgtaagatgataatcaatttaaatactaaaaacatCTATATTTTATCTCTTTCCAAATACCATCCTCTGAAGAATAATGGAAAATCAAAACGCgataataaatttgcaataaatttaaattaaaaaaaaaatcaatgttttccAAACACTCCTGTATGCAACTGAcggagaaataaagaaaaattgcaatgtGACAGTAAATTTGCACCTGATTAAACAACTCTGTCTAAACAACTCTTCCTGATTAAACAACTCTGTtcgcattatatttttaaataaatgtcactCAAAAAGCTACAatataggtaattaaaatttaattagtgttaatgattaaatagaatgatttgttaaataatcgaacagaataaaaaattaaattccaactaagttttcagaatttttttttatggatttatgATCTTTCTTACTTGCTgatttacaaaaatgatttgaatattAAGGAAtaaggaaaactttttattatccagtaataaacaaatcagTCACTCGGAATTTCGAAATGcaattaagttaattaacagatttatttaataaagatgaTCATTAAGACTGTTGACGAGAAACAACCTCAATGTTTGTTgcatagcaataaaaataagatcATGCAGACTCACTTCAAATAGTTATAAATGGAACTGTTAAATTTTGCAACACCTCACACAATTTACATATTATGacggaaaatataaattttgataagaaatCAAGTTTGATAACAAACATCacgaacaaataattttaacattgccaaaagtaaaaaataaaaatcttctgAAATCAATCAATGAGGCTATACTTAgctcaaaattgaaaaactaaaaatcattcccttacaaatcattttattcctttaattaattttaaaaatatttcgaagaatttattacaattttttaaaatatatatgacgTGGGTTTTGGAAGTTCTTTCAATTTCGGCAACTCATTTATGAGACGTCATGATTAAGcagtttcactttttattttcatttcagcaGCAACATCTTTAGAAACAGGACGGGACGGGAAATGAAAcgagaaatttgattttctttcgTTTATGTAGACTGTtgtatatgaaattattccaattcaatgaaattttaatatttcatttgtaattaatacgttactgaaaattttgattctaattTGTATTGACAAAGGATTTCGTCAGTCTAAATCTTTGTTACCAGATATCgcaagttaaaaagaaattttaaaacaccaaGCGTTATTtgagaaatcacaattttttaattggaaaatgtCTGGGAAAAAGTAAGATTTCCTATTGCttaatctctcttttctttttacgaaattattatttaaatttatgtaattatattgtAATGCTATTCAAGCACATTGTTTACCACCGGCATTTCTACTATAAATTACTTTAagctgatattttattaattctgtgtcgaatctatatttatatgtaaCTGACGAATTGATTTATTTAGTAGGTTCTGAAGTGTAAGTACAAAATGTACGTTTTCTGCACTGCTATTGTCATAGTCGTTAAGcctaatttagaaaattgcaGAGTCACTCTAAGCCTAatagttacttaaaaattgtttattgttgattttatgtCAACATATGTAATTATGATACATAATTCTGTTGtcagttagaaaaattaaagcgATTTGTTTTGTTCTAATCTGTTGCTTACACACTTATCACGAAGCTCTCGATGGATACATTGCCTAAATGTGATCAGTTTAAATTCATTACTATATTGAATTAAtccttaattttcttcttttttttaaatattagccaTACATTTGTTTGAACTCAAATTTGTCCCTTTTGATTGGTGTTTATTTAAGTTGTAACTTCTCATCTCTGTTAAGTGCTTTTTTTGTATGGATTGgttttcataaaagaataaaCGAATTCCtcaaagtgtatttttttttttttttttaaatacttttaaaattgttgtttctaaaatactactttttataattaaaaaagttatgttaataaaactaaaacttcatatttaaaacttgtGATAGAAAATATGCTACACTAATAATTAATGTGCATATGTATGGTTTGTGTTTGAAGTGACAAACagtgttttattaaattggcattctttatttatatgtacaaaaaaaaattcaagtttaattttttataaatacaatattaagaaaagtcaagtttaatttgatttagcttttctttttaaagatattttaagattcTCTTAGGAATTGTATAAGCCTTTTGCTTTCTTTGTTTCATGCTATTTgaggaaaatattctttttacttgttcaagcttattcttttaaagtaaaggaattatttgattttcattattaaagtgTAGAAAAGTAGGATTTTCATGTTTAAAGTGTAGAATAGTGCTCTTTTGATTTGGTACTCTTAAAGTTTACgctgtttataaaatatctaattttccttttatttctataatttcttattaaaacctTCACTGTGTATAAGTAGACCACTACTGCTTTTGAGCTCTGTCAATTGATATTGAATGAGTAATGATCATTGACAGCTAATGACAATAGGTGTTCTATAGTTTTGCTTAATTCATAAGCTGTTTTCATTTGGGTTCTTTTTCCcttgtttcttaatttattaattctaactaaattctttataaaatgcaatCCACAAAAGtgaagttttcattattttaaatatatactctacaaaaattatattttagaaaacagcaataatgatttgataaaagttgttttttgcatgtttttcgAAATAGTAATGATTCTGTACTTCcagatttgatttaaaagcaGCTGTTTTTAGAATATAGTGGTATTAATTGTGGTAGTCactatattagttttaaaacttgtcTTTTACTagacattttcaattttgaaatttatatatttttaagtggcagttgagtttcaaaaataaattaggtCTGCATTTACATaccagggtttgttgatttaaatcaaatgattcttaaaaaaatcattgatataaattaactgatttatttatatatatatattgatttacaaagttaaaaaaaaaagttttaaattattgatacttttattatttcttttctaagttttaaaatttattttaaataaattgctgcattataattaattttagctaacaaaattactttctttcttggtatGTGTTAAATTCcagaacatttgaaattacatttttataaatcttttgattcttgagatttaaagtacagattaaagtaaacatttaagtttttttcatatgtttacagtatctttgacattatcagattttctataaagaaattttgtaggaaaaaaatttaatgagtacatcgaatttataaaatttatttttagcttaacttatctattttggtataagattaaaaatgattataagattaattttaaaataaaaacatatagattaaatatgtatttcttttttgatgaatgactttatttataaacacaatctgttacatttattttgtatttttaaaatcaaaagaaaaaaaaaagaaatcacaattttaaattaaaattatggttttgtaattgaaactttgttttaaagaattctttaaattttctatttcatctagtctttaaatttcaatcatgcatttgtttcaaaatggttacTATGCATTCAGagctatgtattataatgaaaaatttgtttatgtagttagagcttctaaaacattcttataatatatttagttttaatattaatttaattttgattaaacatttagtCACAAGTTTTTTTAGTCATGAAAtaaagttcttacagtgtatttgaataaaaatcaaaaaagtcagatttaaatcaaaaaaatccgatttaaataaaaaaaatctgaatttcatgatttttttaaaaaaaaaatcacgaactcTGGTACATACTAATAGCGTGAGTCAGTGCGTCACTGGTTGCAAGCAATCtatctatttattatagttatacAGTTTatgattattctttatttctttttagtccTGAAGAATTGGCTACTGccattttgaaaactaaatcaAAGCCTAACAGATTGTTAGTTGAAGAAGCTGTTAACGATGATAATTCAGTGGTTGATTTGTCACAGGTAtaagttgtaataaaataatattttcatatatttggaGCAACATAccttttaaactattcaactTCTTTGCTTTTTTGTGCTTTTAGACTAAAATGAATGAGCTTCAGCTATTCAGAGGGGATACAAttcttttgaaaggaaaaaagagAAGAGAAACAGTTTGCATTGTTTTGTCTAGTGATACAGTTCCCAATGAGAAAATACGCATGAACAGATGTGTCCGAAATAATCTTAGAGTGAGACTTGGAGATGTAGTTAAGTAAGTTatgaatgtataattaaaattatttaattatgaaaatagcatttaCAAGATAACAGgttcttattttaaaggaagtcttgattttattgcaaataatgaATAAGTCTGAGATtgtgatgacatttgcatttttggaaatttttctcttttaagatTCAttataaagttacttttttgaaGATGCATTTAAAAGTTGGAATTTCTGTGCTACAGATTTGCTGtcccattttttttgttttggttccacttcaggggtctgtttagaagaaatttgggtccgttaacggacccttcacaaaatgatttttcttttaatcggacccttcacaaatttgtttatcttcattattattttgttaatagaataaaccctttccagggcagaaaacaagaaagatggatgtaaacggcagacgattcttccattattcgtcctaaatgaatattctgtgttctaggctaaataccaaatatttgtatgttgcatttctaatttagaagcagcaattgttgtttattttttaaaatttaatttttttaattataattttacagtgttgagcataatcttgtaagtctttacaatttaaaaactccttgaaaaagtttttttttttgcaataacagaccctatttgcacaaattcataaaagcggaccctggttgaaagaatgtgagtaattttttcacaatttcacgaaaaatggacCTTTCctaaaatgtctggacagacccctgcacttacattaattcatttcaagaaaattactCATATCAAACATTCCTTTATAATATGCattacttcaattttatttaaaagttataatttttaattcagcacattgattaaatttttttatttatttaaatgcttcctaaaattaaatctaagtCCACTATAAACAAACTATCGATTTCTATGCTGTTTGTTATAAATGTATGACATAACACCAGTTAAATAACAGTTTAGACGGGTCCACTAAAAGTGTTCATTACAACTGAGTGTTCAAACCAATAATTGGTTCATTGGCTGGGTTAGACTGCATTATTgatctatttgaaaaattagtttacttttgTTCATGAAGATATCATTTGGATTCCAATACTCTTGACTTGTTCTTGTAgatcactaattttttttttttaatttttctgtgcAAAGCCAAGGTTTATCCACTggtctatttttaatatttataggcGAATAATGTAATAGctgataaataaaacatataaatgcatttaaaatattttgaattcaaaggtattaatgaaaatttattcctatattttgaaatttttttagtattcagCCATGCCCAGATGTGAAATATGGGAAAAGAGTTCATGTATTACCTATTGATGACACTGTTGAAGGATTGACTGGGTAAACTCTCATTTTGAACTAATTATgtgtaatttacttttatagaaCTATAGTTTTTTAGCTATTCACTgtccataatttaatatttgattgctAAAATCTTGTAGCTCATGAgcagtatttaataaaatttcattttcacattacagtatacttaataaatttttttgatcatattttgaataatttttggtttcattttctttttttttacaagggAAGCAAAATAGTCGATGTGTTTTCcctttgtaaaaagtactgattttttttttttttttttactctctgtaattcaagaaataaaatactataattagGCAAATAGATACTTAAGATTCTTACTCTgttggactttttttttaatgaacagcAAAATATACTTGTTGTTGGAGCTTTTactagaatgaaaataaattctgcaaataacttcttttttttattcatttttttttcatgtttcgttttatttttaaaatgatgtaccATTATTAAAAGATTGACTTTTGCTTGGTTTATATTTGGGTGCTTGTAAAAGTTAAGCTAGTGTCCTCTAAAACTGTAGTTGTCTTTATTCATAAGATACAAGCACTctatgcttattattattattttcaggaaAGATTGTgtaacttgtaattttttaaaaaaaaattctgtaatattTGTAGGAGTTTGTTCGATGTCTACTTAAAACCTTATTTCCTGGAGGCATACAGGCCCATTCATAAAGGTGATCTCTTCATTGTAAGAGGTGGGATGAGAGCTGTTGAATTTAAAGTGGTTGAAACTGATCCTAGTCCTTATTGCATTGTTGCTCCTGATACTGTCATCCATTGTGAGGGGGATCCCATTAAAAGAGaagtatgttttatttcttatcattttctACATAGGCATAAAattaaactcttcattttaatatctgcattatatttatattttccattatttatcctgcagtttaaaaattaacaacatgGAATACTTAGCCTAAATCATTCCTTCTCCCCTGCCCTAAAATATCATACTGTCTCATGCTAGTAGCAATTTATCACaattaagcaattttcttaATAGTCATTTTGGcacataactttattttcttaaattttccttCAATTGCAGTTGATTTTAATCACTAAAGAACATGCAATGAACTCccattgaaattcatttttgtttagcGCTGTAAGTTTGAAAAcatctgatttttttcaattatttattggaaaaacaAGTGGCACAGAACAAGGTTAAGTTGTAATTTTATCAGTGTGGAAAAATctggaaatataatttaaataatctaaaagtcAAAGTATATGAATTAATTCGGAGATGCCTAAAATCCAatgtattttccaaaataatccttttaataatttttttaagaaaatgttcatttttggctattatatacattttataatatattttgtttacaaaaagaaacttaactgaatactattcataatttttatgctactagtacaaaaaaaattcaggcaAATTCGATAAATCAGTCTAAAAAAAgtcatggaatttttttctgagtgtTTGTTACTACCCTGAATGAGTAATGCTGATCCTATGAGAAATATAATGTCCtactactaaataaaatgaGCCTTGTCTGCATTGTCCCATTTTCAGAGCCAAAGTTCAGAGAATTCTGGAATCATAAGAGGTACACAGATCCATACAAACTCTTACTTTTATTATGAAAGTGTTTTAGGTTTTGTTCtgttaatttataacttatgtCATGGACCGAATATTGCATAAAATCAAGGTATACACTGAGTTTATATTTTCCTCCTTACTTCAGAATGTAGTAAAGcgaaaatcaagtttttatcCGACTAATTAGTTCATCTTTTCTTCACGGCAAAactgatattattattaatcgcTATGCTTGCTCTCAATCTAAATCCCttgattatgatttttcccgggtttcaaataatttttttttaatagaatttggTTAAATGTTTTAGCCAAAAGGCAAATAAgtgtttcattttgaaattttttagttagaaTCTAAATAAttgtcattaatttttgaattaaaaccaattttttatatcaatatttaaatctttataggAGGAAGAAGAAACATTAAATGCAGTTGGTTATGATGATGTTGGAGGATGTAGAAAGCAGTTGGCTCAAATTAAAGAGATGGTTGAACTTCCTCTTCGTCATCCCAGCCTTTTTAGTGCTATTGGAGTAaaggtaataaatataaatttttaaactctgttgttattttgaaatctgCTGTAATGTGAtgttaaatgataatatttaaatttgtagccTCCCAGAGGTATTCTACTGTATGGCCCCCCTGGAACTGGGAAAACTCTTATTGCTAGAGCTGTAGCTAATGAAACTGGTGCCTTTTTCTTCCTGATAAACGGTAAACAtcctttttgtataattttttttaaagaaaaatcaaactctaatttttttttttaattaaataaatgttaaaaagctGTATTGACAAAATGctgcaaagagaaaaaaaaaaaaaatattaattctgctTGAACTGTATAtggatttatttcattctttagtATGATTAGATGATATTCATCTTAAAttcaaacaaagtttttaagggccttatatttgcaaatttatctACATGTATGTCAGATTAAgaggaattttttgcagttatcGATCTGGCTATGTTGAGGTTGCagacaaatttgtatttatgaaGATAGTGCTGCAGATTCACTCTGTAAACTCTGGaataaattaagctttttaGTCTAGATATAACCTTCATTATCAATGTaatcatacttaaaaaaatatcaaagccTTAAGaatatgcttataaattttattgtataaaaatatcagtctattaagaataatatttttgtaaaattttttttatttttagaatctagttataattaaactaaacacGTTTTTGCAACTAatctttttcaaagtttaattcGCTTCATGAATTTACCTTCTTTTAAGTAACCATTATTGTCTATTCTCAGgtcttttttatatgaattttgtttttgtgttaGCTTTAGTTTGACACTTAAATTCTGAGTTTATCACTATTTATAAACTTTCTCATGTCTTAgaaacttattataaattattatttcttagtaGCCTTTAGAAGTagctacttattatttatatattatttttcagtagtCCTTAGAATAGTCCTAGGAAAACAGGATTTCAAACAAAATCCTGTCTTTTTAGTGTCACTTTTATTTCTCGTTTTATTCGTTCATAATAAAGTTATGTGAGTAAATATTGACAAAGAATTCAATGCAAGTTTTAATACGTATCTATAATACAACTGACATTTTTTAAGTGGTTTAggctcatttaaaatttttatggtattacattttgtataatttttttctttaaatagacttaaatgtttatttttttacatcatcgTTATAAAATTAAGGTCAAGAAAATTTCTCACATAATTGAATTACATGCATTAGATTCTGAAATAtacctttaataatttaagtccttatgaaatttctgaaagtgtttattttcaattttaaaagtatagtgGGAGTCCTGAATgccattaatttttatctaggaATGCACAACCTGATTGCTAAATGTaaaccataaaatttttctatgacACTTGCCTAtagcaaaaagaaatgaataaaattatattaataaaataaaatagtagctaataaaataaaattgcttagaaaataaaaaattttcctttgaaaataaattggatCAATATGCTCCAACTAATaactaaattagaaatttttgttgTGCAATTTAACAGTATAGTGGGAAAGCACTTGTGAGAGAGATTAATTGTTTTGACCTACCTTTTCTATACTAATGCTCATTGACATTTagaatatctttttcttttttttttaaataatttatttaaaatttcttaggaCCTGAAATTATGAGTAAGCTGGCTGGTGAATCTGAAAGCAATTTGAGAAAGGCTTTTGAAGAAGCTGAAAAAAATGCTCCTGCGATAATTTTCATTGATGAACTTGATGCTATTGCACCTAAAAGAGAAAAGGttggattttaatatttttttgatgattaaaattttttaatttttttcatattctgtGTTCTACTTGATGCAactaaacttaattttgatttttagttcattgcactttttcaatttaattgttcatttaaCTTGTTTTAGACGCATGGTGAAGTTGAAAGACGTATTGTATCACAATTATTAACCTTGATGGATGGTCTCAAACAAAGATCTCATGTGATTGTAATGGCCGCTACCAACAGACCTAACAGCATTGATGCTGCTTTGAGACGTTTTGGTAagtattctttataaataaataaaaataaagctatcaatttgttttatttattttgagatagTGACCTAATTTTGGTTGGACTGATAGTGTGATAAGCATAAttagttcattaaatttaaaaaaattttactgtgcatttttctaataacaattgGATGAAACAGtatgaaaattttcacaattttagtAAAACTGAGAAACTTGCTGATATGAAAATTATAGGTGCagacattaaattttgatttgaaataactcagaaattaattttttttctgagtaatTTAGTCTGACAAAACAGACAAAACTGCAGGGAAATTGCAGCCCCATGCTCTTTAACAACTGAAAATGAGCCACTGTGTTTCTCTGTTTTAGGATGGTTTAATagtttttggattttttaatgtaaaagaaaaacctGTCAgagtaaaactacttttttgctGCCATGTTTTCTTTGTGTGTGGTGGTAAAAATCTTGATCTGATTTtagttttcttactttttagtcttttttttaaacactttttgctattttttaatgtaaaagaaaaaaaaaattctaattaaagtaacatgaaattttttttttacaggacGTTTTGATCGTGAGGTAGATATTGGCATTCCTGATGCCACTGGTCGATTAGAAATCCTGCGTATTCAcactaaaaacatgaaattagcTGAGGATGTTGATCTTGAGAAGgtaaaactgttaattttgtctttatttaaactttcattatGTTTTACAATGGTGTATgcagaaaatgtaataaaaaaagttgtggGTCTTGACATCAAGTATCacattgttttacttttaggaaatattttcacataaaatttaatgtggcagtatttatgaaaacaaattacaaaagttttatttttataatttaattctgaattaaattttgtcttatccattataaaatgattgtaGTGTTTGAActattcaatttgtttttcataaaaatcaaattctgcatttaaatcacaaatattaatttgattgtgGAAACAAGCTAATGATCATGTTATTTCTATGCTAAggttttctcaatattttaccctattaaaaattttgctgattGTTAATCAGTTTCTTTAACATATAATCtcattatttgtttcatttaattttagattgctGCTGAAACTCATGGTTTTGTTGGTTCAGATTTAGCCGCTCTCTGTTCAGAAGCTGCACTGCAACAAATTCGTGAGAAAATGGATCTTATTGATCTGGAAGATGAACAAATAGATGCCGAAGTTCTCAATTCATTAGCTGTTACCATGGACAACTTTAGAGTAAGTATTGTATTCAAAGTgaaaaaaactctaaatatgTATGTcatgttgttaaaatttattttctaatgttttagTGGGCGATGGGCAAGAGCAGTCCAAGTGCTCTGCGTGAGACAGTTGTGGAAGTGCCCAGTGTCACTT
The Parasteatoda tepidariorum isolate YZ-2023 chromosome 9, CAS_Ptep_4.0, whole genome shotgun sequence genome window above contains:
- the LOC107444456 gene encoding transitional endoplasmic reticulum ATPase; the encoded protein is MSGKNPEELATAILKTKSKPNRLLVEEAVNDDNSVVDLSQTKMNELQLFRGDTILLKGKKRRETVCIVLSSDTVPNEKIRMNRCVRNNLRVRLGDVVNIQPCPDVKYGKRVHVLPIDDTVEGLTGSLFDVYLKPYFLEAYRPIHKGDLFIVRGGMRAVEFKVVETDPSPYCIVAPDTVIHCEGDPIKREEEEETLNAVGYDDVGGCRKQLAQIKEMVELPLRHPSLFSAIGVKPPRGILLYGPPGTGKTLIARAVANETGAFFFLINGPEIMSKLAGESESNLRKAFEEAEKNAPAIIFIDELDAIAPKREKTHGEVERRIVSQLLTLMDGLKQRSHVIVMAATNRPNSIDAALRRFGRFDREVDIGIPDATGRLEILRIHTKNMKLAEDVDLEKIAAETHGFVGSDLAALCSEAALQQIREKMDLIDLEDEQIDAEVLNSLAVTMDNFRWAMGKSSPSALRETVVEVPSVTWEDIGGLEPVKKELQEMIQYPVEYPDKFLKFGMTPSRGVLFYGPPGCGKTLLAKAIANECQANFISIKGPELLTMWFGESEANVRDIFDKARAAAPCVLFFDELDSIAKARGGNVGDAGGAADRVINQILTEMDGMSSKKNVFIIGATNRPDIIDPAILRPGRLDQLIYIPLPDEKSRESILKANLRKSPIAKAVELPYIAKVTQGFSGADLTEVCQRACKLAIRESIEIEIKKEKERPENAGAMETDDFDPVPEIRKDHFEEAMKFARKSVSDNDIRKYEMFAQTLQQSRGFGTNFRFPSSQPSAGGSNNPPPAFQEDGDDDLYS